A genomic window from Fusarium verticillioides 7600 chromosome 5, whole genome shotgun sequence includes:
- a CDS encoding alcohol dehydrogenase — MAPPAQLPLRQLTKGGPKIPSIGLGLMGISVGYGAATSDEERLKLLERAWELGCTNWDTADIYGDSEDVIGKWFKLHPERRQDIFLATKFGLKGGEKGIVTDSSPEHVRKSIESSLKRLGVEHIDLYYMHRAKEDVPIEKTVEAMKQLVDEGKVKYLGLSEISSTTLRRAHAIHPISAVQVEYNPWTLDIEGASGTNLLKACEELEVAVFAYSPLGRGILTGRFRSVDDFEETDTRRNLTRFQGDNFKKNLTIVDQFNELAKKKGFTSSQLVLAWILEQSPNMFVIPGTKNIKYLEENVGAAKVTLSKEENQELRKLAVEAGVVGGRDPFFGCFADTAPLEK, encoded by the exons ATGGCTCCTCCAGCCCAACTCCCTCTTCGACAGCTCACCAAGGGTGGCCCCAAGATCCCATCtattggtcttggtcttatGGGAATCAGCGTCGGATACGGAGCAGCCAC ATCTGATGAAGAACGCCTCAAACTCCTCGAACGTGCATGGGAACTTGGCTGTACCAATTGGGACACAGCTGACATCTACGGCGACAGTGAAGATGTCATAGGCAAATGGTTCAAGCTTCACCCCGAACGGCGTCAGGATATCTTCCTTGCGACCAAATTTGGGCTGAAGGGGGGTGAGAAAGGGATCGTTACTGATTCGTCGCCTGAGCATGTGAGGAAGAGTATTGAGAGCAGCTTGAAgaggcttggtgttgagcacATTGATCTGTACTACATGCATCGTGCAAAAGAGGATGTGCCTATTGAGAAGACTGTGGAAGCCATGAAGCAATTGGTCGA TGAGGGAAAGGTCAAGTACTTGGGCCTCTCAGAGATCTCGTCTACCACTCTCCGCCGAGCCCACgccatccatcccatctcaGCAGTACAAGTCGAGTACAACCCCTGGACACTCGACATCGAAGGGGCTTCAGGAACAAACCTTCTCAAGGCTTGCGAAGAGCTAGAGGTGGCGGTGTTTGCCTACTCACCCCTTGGTCGTGGTATCTTGACTGGCCGTTTCCGCTCTGTCGATGACTTCGAAGAGACAGATACCCGGAGAAACCTGACGCGGTTCCAGGGTGACAACTTCAAAAAGAACTTGACGATTGTGGACCAGTTCAAtgagttggccaagaagaagggatttACATCCTCGCAGCTGGTCCTGGCTTGGATCTTGGAGCAGAGCCCCAACATGTTTGTCATTCCTGGCACGAAGAACATCAAGTATCTCGAAGAGAACGTGGGAGCAGCAAAGGTGACGCTGAGTAAGGAGGAGAATCAAGAGTTGAGGAAATTGGCTGTTGAGGCCGGGGTCGTTGGAGGGCGGGACCCCTTCTTTGGCTGCTTCGCTGATACAGCTCCTCTGGAGAAGTGA
- a CDS encoding ATP-dependent RNA helicase DBP9, whose protein sequence is MMGSLSKRKRDQTEEVFTDEKPATIEVEKPTKPAQKQEDETSFVDLGLDPRLLQAIAQQKFAKPTLVQRKAIPLALNGQDVLAKADCGSGKTAAYVLPLLSSILKRKATDSTAFATALILVPTRELADQVFKAIEQFASFCAKDISTVKLTDKVSNAVQRALLSNSPDIVISTPATAWHNVNSSALSIDKLTHLILDEADLVLSYGYNEDLENLSRSVPKGVQVMMMSATLTDEVDTLKGIFRRDPTLLDLKEKEAEGEGITQFVAKCGEDEKFLLAYVIFKLKLIKGKCIIFVSDIDRCYRLKLFFEQFGIRSCILNSELPLNSRVHVVEEFNKHVYDIIIAADEKNEMMGDDAEPVEGETEDAEKQGDGDDAETEAKRPKKKAKKSRGADKEYGVSRGVDFKKVSAVINFDLPTTASAYTHRIGRTARAGQTGMALSFVVPKDLYRKHMPTSTPTSENDEKVMAKIIRQQAKRGKEVKPYNFNMKQVDPFRYRMNDALRAVTKVSIREARTRELRQELLKSEKLKRYFEENPTELAHLRHDGELRTARQQAHLKHIPEYLLPKDGKQALTNDIGFVGLRKDRKGHKGKGKKGRGFKVGSRKRDPLKTFKARRKTK, encoded by the exons ATGATGGGGTCCTTATCGAAAAGAAAGCGCGATCAAACAGAAGAAGTCTTTACTGACGAAAAGCCTGCTACTATCGAAGTTGAAAAGCCTACGAAGCCTGCGCAGAAGCAGGAGGATGAGACTTCCTTCGTCGATCTCGGTCTCGATCCTAGACTGCTACAAGCCATCGCTCAGCAGAAGTTTGCAAAGCCGACTTTAGTGCAGAGGAAGGCGATACCTTTGGCTCTCAATGGACAAGACGtcttggccaaggccgatTGTGGCTCTGGAAAGACGGCAGCTTATGTTTTGCCTTTGCTATCTAGCATTCTGAAGCGCAAAGCT ACCGACTCTACAGCTTTCGCAACCGCCCTAATCCTCGTCCCGACCCGCGAGCTCGCCGACCAGGTCTTCAAGGCCATCGAACAATTTGCTTCCTTCTGCGCAAAGGACATCAGCACAGTCAAGTTAACCGACAAGGTCTCCAATGCCGTGCAGCGCGCCCTTCTCTCAAACTCCCCCGACATCGTCATCTCAACCCCTGCGACTGCCTGGCACAACGTCAACTCTTCAGCACTCTCGATCGACAAACTCACACATCTTATCTTGGACGAAGCcgatcttgttctttccTACGGTTACAATGAGGACCTGGAGAACTTGTCACGATCGGTTCCCAAGGGTGTTCaggtcatgatgatgagcgcTACTCTTACAGATGAGGTCGACACACTCAAGGGGATCTTCCGGCGTGACCCGACATTGTtggatctcaaggagaaggaggctgaaggCGAGGGCATCACCCAATTTGTGGCCAA GtgtggtgaagatgaaaagttCCTTCTCGCCTATGTCATCTTTAAGCTTAAGTTGATTAAGGGCAAGTGTATTATCTTTGTGAGCGACATTGACCGATGCTACCGCCTCAAGCTCTTTTTTGAGCAGTTCGGCATTCGAAGCTGTATTTTGAACTCCGAACTTCCCCTAAACTCGCGAGTTCATGTTGTGGAGGAGTTCAACAAACACGTTTACGATATCATCATTGCcgctgatgagaagaatgagatgatgggaGATGATGCGGAACCTGTTGAAGGCGAGACTGAGGATGCCGAGAAGCAGGGCGACGGAGATGATGCGGAGACGGAAGCAAAGcgaccaaagaagaaggccaagaagtcCAGGGGCGCTGATAAAGAGTACGGTGTATCAAGAG GTGTCGATTTCAAGAAGGTTTCCGCAGTCATTAACTTCGATCTCCCCACGACAGCATCAGCCTACACACATAGAATAGGACGTACAGCGCGAGCGGGACAGACTGGCATGGCCCTGTCATTCGTTGTCCCCAAAGACCTATACCGAAAGCACATGCCTACGTCCACACCAACTTCAGAGAATGACGAGAAGGtgatggccaagatcatcaggCAGCAAGCCAAGCGAGGAAAAGAGGTGAAGCCTtacaacttcaacatgaagcaaGTGGACCCTTTCCGGTACCGAATGAACGATGCTCTACGTGCGGTCACCAAGGTTTCTATCCGAGAGGCCCGAACAAGAGAGCTGCGACAGGAGCTGTTGAAGAgtgagaagctgaagcg GTATTTCGAGGAGAACCCTACGGAACTCGCCCATCTTCGCCACGACGGTGAACTTCGAACTGCTAGACAACAAGCTCACCTGAAGCATATCCCAGAGTATCTCCTACCCAAAGATGGTAAACAGGCCTTAACAAACGACATTGGCTTTGTGGGACTCAGGAAAGATCGCAAGGGTCATAAGGGTAAGGGTAAGAAGGGTCGCGGATTTAAGGTTGGATCAAGGAAGCGGGATCCGCTCAAGACATTCAAGGCGAGGCGCAAGACAAAATAG
- a CDS encoding inositol oxygenase has translation MAPSAVVDDFSSHDGQALEVLSDKIDDVNVIKYDETSKFDKEKDKNTFRQYADATDRVKNFYREQHHKQTVAYNLAARNRFYNASRPRAEMTIWEAMEKLNTLVDESDPDTSLSQIQHLLQSAEAIRRDGKPRWMQLTGLIHDLGKLMLFFPELETQGQWDVVGDTFPVGCAFSDKIIYPETFVEGNPDATNPDFNTKYGIYSPNCGLDNVMLSWGHDEYLYHVVKDQSTLPDEALAMIRYHSFYPWHREGAYRHLMCDKDHEMLKAVNAFNPYDLYSKSDGVPDAEKLKPYYMELISEYFPNPVIKW, from the coding sequence atggcccCTAGTGCTGTCGTTGACGACTTCTCTAGCCACGATGGCCAAGCACTCGAGGTTCTCTCTGACAAGATCGACGATGTCAACGTGATCAAGTACGACGAGACATCCAAattcgacaaggagaaggacaagaacaccTTCCGCCAATACGCCGATGCCACCGACCGCGTCAAGAACTTCTACCGCGAGCAGCACCACAAGCAGACCGTCGCCTACAACCTCGCTGCCCGCAACCGCTTCTACAACGCCTCTCGTCCTCGTGCCGAAATGACCATTTGGGAGgccatggagaagctcaacactcttgttgatgagtcTGACCCTGATACTTCCCTCTCTCAGAtccagcatcttcttcagtctGCTGAGGCCATCCGCCGCGATGGCAAGCCTCGATGGATGCAGTTGACTGGTCTCATCCACGACCTTGGCAAGCTtatgctcttcttccccgagCTTGAGACTCAGGGTCAGTGGGACGTTGTCGGTGACACATTCCCAGTTGGCTGTGCTTTCTCCGACAAGATCATCTACCCCGAGACCTTTGTTGAGGGTAATCCCGATGCTACCAACcccgacttcaacaccaagtaTGGTATCTACTCTCCCAACTGTGGTCTCGACAATGTCATGCTCTCATGGGGTCACGACGAGTACCTCTACCACGTCGTCAAGGACCAGTCCACTCTCCCTGACGAGGCTCTCGCCATGATCCGCTACCACTCCTTCTACCCCTGGCACCGCGAGGGAGCTTATCGCCACCTCATGTGCGACAAGGACcatgagatgctcaaggctgTCAATGCCTTCAACCCCTATGACTTGTACTCCAAGAGCGACGGTGTGCCCGATGCTGAGAAACTCAAGCCTTACTACATGGAGCTCATAAGCGAGTACTTCCCCAACCCTGTCATCAAGTGGTAA